One window from the genome of Clostridia bacterium encodes:
- a CDS encoding ATP-binding protein, with protein FHTFVYDGPIFRRRIAVHRGEVVERDGFVFADLLPE; from the coding sequence GTTCCACACGTTCGTGTACGACGGCCCGATCTTCCGCCGCCGCATCGCCGTCCACCGCGGCGAAGTCGTCGAGCGCGACGGCTTCGTGTTCGCGGACCTGCTTCCGGAGTGA